A genomic region of Saccopteryx bilineata isolate mSacBil1 chromosome 1, mSacBil1_pri_phased_curated, whole genome shotgun sequence contains the following coding sequences:
- the OR51D1 gene encoding olfactory receptor 51D1 has protein sequence MQHLQLSSPVMAILNGTVIHPTYFLLVGIPGLGLNIHFWLALPLCFMYALATLGNLVIVLIIRIEKRLHQPMYLFLAMLSTTDLVLSSVTMPKMASLFLTGIQEIEFNVCLAQMFLIHALSAMESAVLLAMAFDRFVAICYPLRHASVLTGPTVAKIGLASLTRGFVFFFPLPFILKRLSYCQTHTVTHSFCLHQDIMKLSCTDTTVNVVYGLFIILSVMGVDSLFIGFSYVLILRAVLELSSWGAALKAFNTCISHLCAVLVFYVPLIGLSVVHRLGGPTSLLHVIMANTYLLLPPVVNPIVYGAKTKEIRSRILHIFSQGGR, from the coding sequence ATGCAACATCTTCAACTCTCGAGTCCTGTCATGGCCATTCTGAATGGAACAGTGATTCACCCAACATACTTCCTGCTGGTGGGCATCCCTGGCCTTGGGCTTAACATTCACTTTTGGCTGGCTCTCCCACTGTGTTTTATGTATGCATTGGCCACCTTGGGCAACCTGGTCATTGTCCTCATCATCCGCATAGAAAAGCGCCTGCATCAGCCCATGTACCTTTTCTTGGCCATGCTTTCCACCACTGACCTAGTCCTCTCCTCTGTCACCATGCCCAAGATGGCCAGCCTCTTCCTGACAGGCATCCAGGAGATTGAATTCAATGTTTGTCTGGCCCAGATGTTCCTTATCCATGCTTTGTCAGCCATGGAGTCAGCTGTTTTGCTGGCCATGGCTTTTGACCGCTTTGTGGCCATCTGCTACCCACTGAGGCATGCTTCTGTGCTCACAGGGCCCACTGTTGCCAAGATTGGACTAGCTTCCCTGACCAGGGGGTTTGTATTCTTCTTCCCACTGCCCTTCATCCTGAAGCGGTTGTCATACTGCCAAACACATACTGTCACACACTCCTTCTGTTTGCACCAAGATATTATGAAACTGTCCTGTACTGACACCACAGTCAATGTAGTGTACGGACTCTTCATCATCCTCTCAGTCATGGGTGTGGATTCCCTCTTCATCGGCTTCTCCTACGTCCTTATCCTGAGGGCTGTGTTGGAGTTGTCCTCTTGGGGGGCAGCACTCAAGGCTTTCAACACCTGTATCTCCCATCTCTGTGCGGTGTTGGTCTTCTATGTGCCCCTCATTGGGCTCTCAGTGGTGCATAGGCTGGGTGGCCCTACCTCCCTGCTCCATGTGATTATGGCTAATACCTATCTACTACTACCACCTGTGGTTAACCCTATTGTCTATGGAGCCAAGACCAAGGAGATCCGCTCACGGATTCTTCATATATTCTCACAGGGTGGCAGGTGA
- the LOC136320582 gene encoding olfactory receptor 51E1: protein MGPNGNESSATYFILIGLPGLEEAQFWLAFPLCSLYLIAVLGNLTIIYIVRTEHSLHEPMYIFLCMLSGLDILISTSSMPKMMAIFWFNSTTIQFNACLLQMFAIHSLSGMESTVLLAMAFDRYVAICHPLHHATVLTLPRVTKIGMAAMVRGAALMAPLPVFIKWLPFCRSNILSHSYCLHQDVMKLACADIQVNVIYGLIVIISAIGLDSLLISLSYLLILKMVLGLTREAQTKAFSTCVSHVCAVFIFYVPFIGLSMVHRFGKRHDALLPVIMANTYLLVPPVLNPIVYGMKTKEIRQRILHLFHVRTRTSDP from the coding sequence ATGGGCCCTAATGGCAATGAATCCAGTGCCACATATTTCATTCTAATAGGCCTTCCCGGCTTGGAAGAAGCTCAGTTCTGGCTGGCATTCCCATTATGCTCTCTGTACTTAATTGCTGTGCTAGGTAACTTGACAATCATTTACATTGTGCGGACTGAACACAGCTTACATGAAcccatgtatatttttctttgcatGCTTTCTGGCCTTGACATTCTCATCTCCACTTCATCCATGCCCAAAATGATGGCCATCTTCTGGTTCAATTCTACTACCATCCAATTTAATGCTTGTCTGCTACAGATGTTTGCCATCCACTCCTTATCTGGCATGGAGTCCACTGTATTGCTGGCCATGGCCTTTGACCGCTATGTGGCAATCTGCCACCCACTACACCATGCCACTGTGCTAACATTGCCTCGAGTTACCAAGATCGGCATGGCGGCTATGGTACGAGGTGCTGCACTAATGGCACCCCTGCCTGTCTTCATCAAATGGCTGCCTTTCTGCCGCTCCAATATCCTTTCCCATTCGTACTGCTTACACCAAGATGTCATGAAGCTGGCCTGTGCTGATATCCAGGTCAATGTCATTTATGGCCTCATTGTCATCATCTCTGCCATTGGCCTGGACTCacttctcatttccttgtcataTCTGCTTATCCTCAAGATGGTGTTGGGCTTGACACGTGAAGCCCAGACAAAGGCATTCAGCACTTGTGTGTCTCATGTGTGTGCTGTTTTCATATTCTATGTACCGTTTATTGGCTTGTCCATGGTGCACCGCTTTGGCAAGCGGCATGACGCCCTCCTGCCCGTCATCATGGCCAACACCTACTTGCTTGTCCCTCCTGTGCTCAACCCCATTGTCTATGGAATGAAGACGAAGGAGATCCGGCAGCGCATCCTTCATCTTTTCCATGTGCGAACCCGCACTTCAGACCCCTAG
- the LOC136320585 gene encoding olfactory receptor 51E2: protein MSSCNFTHTTFVLIGIPGLEEAHFWIGFPLFSMYAMAVFGNCIVVFIIKMERSLHTPMYLFLCMLAAIDLALSTSTMPKILALFWFDSQEITFDACIAQMFFIHTLSAIESTILLAMAFDRYIAICHPLRHAAVLNNTVTAQIGMVAIVRGSLFFIPLPLLIKRLAFCHSNVLSHSYCLHQDVMKLAYTDTLPNVVYGLTAILLIMGMDVLFISLSYFLIIRAVLQLPSKSERAKAFGNCVSHISVVLAFYVPLIGLSVVHRFGSSLDPIVHVLMGDIYLLLPPVINPIIYGARTKQIRTRALAMFKINCDKDLQAV, encoded by the coding sequence ATGAGTTCCTGCAACTTCACACACACTACCTTTGTGCTTATTGGTATCCCGGGTCTAGAAGAAGCTCATTTCTGGATCGGCTTCCCCCTGTTTTCAATGTATGCCATGGCGGTGTTTGGAAACTGCATTGTGGTTTTTATCATAAAGATGGAGCGTAGCCTGCACACTCCCATGTACCTCTTTCTCTGCATGCTGGCAGCCATTGACCTTGCCTTGTCCACGTCCACCATGCCCAAGATCCTCGCCCTTTTCTGGTTTGATTCCCAAGAGATAACCTTTGATGCCTGCATTGCCCAGATGTTCTTTATCCACACGCTTTCAGCCATTGAGTCCACCATCCTACTGGCCATGGCCTTTGACCGTTATATAGCCATCTGCCACCCATTGCGCCATGCTGCAGTGCTCAACAATACAGTAACAGCCCAGATTGGCATGGTGGCCATTGTCCGTGGATCCCTCTTTTTTATCCCACTGCCTCTGCTCATCAAGCGATTGGCTTTCTGCCACTCTAATGTGCTTTCACACTCCTATTGTTTACACCAGGATGTGATGAAGTTGGCCTACACAGACACCTTGCCCAATGTGGTTTATGGTCTTACTGCTATTCTGCTAATTATGGGCATGGATGTCCTGTTCATCTCTTTGTCCTATTTTCTGATTATACGAGCAGTTCTACAACTGCCTTCCAAGTCAGAGCGGGCCAAGGCTTTTGGAAACTGTGTGTCACACATCAGTGTGGTATTGGCCTTCTACGTGCCTCTCATTGGCCTCTCGGTGGTGCACCGCTTTGGAAGTAGCCTTGATCCCATTGTGCATGTTCTCATGGGTGACATCTATTTACTTCTGCCTCCTGTGATCAATCCCATCATCTACGGTGCCAGAACCAAACAGATCAGGACTCGGGCTCTGGCTATGTTCAAGATCAACTGTGACAAGGACCTTCAGGCTGTGTAA